One window of Nicotiana tomentosiformis chromosome 11, ASM39032v3, whole genome shotgun sequence genomic DNA carries:
- the LOC138901399 gene encoding uncharacterized protein, whose amino-acid sequence MLFSDHSPLSATLEDRTEQVAMSFKLYNYLADHPEFMAIVETTWSRPDNSIPMVKVWKKLQKLKVELKKLNKKEFSGLSDKVKKTKEKLQVLQSQMRQIPNHQIMFEEEKVLKLELEKWGLIDENVARQKATVQWLKLGYSNTSYFHACLKNMIAQNQIRNLVTADRDILQNKNSIEAEIIEFYE is encoded by the coding sequence ATGTTGTTCTCTGATCATTCTCCTCTAAGTGCTACACTGGAGGATAGGACAGAACAGGTTGCCATGTCATTTAAGTTGTATAATTACTTGGCCGATCATCCAGAATTCATGGCAATAGTGGAGACAACATGGTCCAGACCTGACAACTCAATTCCAATGGTTAAGGTATGGAAGAAATTGCAAAAGTTGAAAGTTGAATtgaaaaaattaaacaaaaaggaattttctggactatcagaTAAAGTTAAGAAgacaaaagaaaaattacaagtTCTGCAGAGCCAAATGAGACAAATACCTAATCATCAAATTATGTTTGAAGAGGAAAAAGTTTTAAAGCTGGAACTGGAAAAATGGGGTCTAATTGATGAGAATGTGGCTAGACAAAAGGCTACAGTCCAGTGGTTAAAATTAGGATATTCTAACACTTCTTATTTTCATGCTTGTCTAAAGAACATGATTGCACAAAATCAAATCAGGAATCTAGTCACAGCTGATAGAGACATATTGCAGAATAAGAACTCAATTGAAGCTGAAATTATAGAGTTCTATGAATAA